In the Gorilla gorilla gorilla isolate KB3781 chromosome 1, NHGRI_mGorGor1-v2.1_pri, whole genome shotgun sequence genome, GAGATAACTTGAGGAGAGCTATGTCAAtcttttattcaattattttatttttattcatttttatttttaatttataaattaattttttaattttaaataatagaaatggggttttgccatgttgcctaggctagttttgaactcctagactcaagtgatccaccttccttggcctctcaaagtgctaggattacaggcgtgagccgctgcatcCAGCctcctttattctgtttttatgagaaaaagtcaatttataaaaatttaaaatttagagtAAATACAAATTTTACACTCTTATTAGTCAGTTTCCATTTTTCAAGAGACTTGTTATTTGATAACCCTAAGGTCATTATGATAAAAATTAGGATTAGCTCTGCAAGTCACCTGTAAGTTTCAGATTGTTTCCATTCTTTCTTAACCATCTTCTTCTACccccccatctttaaaaaaaaaaggcagtaggCTTTATGACTCTAAAATCAAATGCTTATGTTGGATTCTAATAAGGGGGTTTTATTTCAGGTATTTGTAGGCAAAATACCAAGGGATTTATATGAGGATGAGTTGGTGCCCCTTTTTGAGAAGGCTGGACCCATTTGGGATCTACGTCTTATGATGGATCCACTGTCCGGTCAGAATAGAGGGTATGCATTTATCACCTTCTGTGGAAAGGAAGCTGCACAGGAAGCCGTGAAACTGGTATGTGATAATTATCCACTGTCTAGCAAGTCACTATTTGAGGAAATAAACTTTAATTCAAAAATGTTTGTAGTTAACATTATTTTGATTTCTTCAGTTGTTGCTTGGAATGTTTTTATACTGACCAAGTTGGTATGTGACgtttatttttctctgactataaaagtaaaaaagaactgaaaataccCAAAAAGTAATGTTTTATAGAAAGTCTCCCATTGATTTAAGAAGTTATCTATTAGATTGATTAATATCAGAAGTTTCATATGAGTATTTGGCTTATGCATTTCTGTCTTTTGGTTTTAGGCAAAAGGATGTCAATTCTTGATGTTAAACTTTAGGattcttaaagtataatgaagACTGGAATGGGCTGTGGGGAACATAATAGTGCATGACAGTGACTTAGGATTCAATTCAGAAAATAGTTgtgaatctgttttatttttgttacagccTACTCATAcgatttatttcatattttctaaatgtatttttgttctttctgtaTGTTCCTTGGCCCTTGAGTCTTCTCTGTCTTtaatctttctctcctctcctactATTTATAGCCAGTCTCATATTAATTTCCTTTCTCTAGGGCCTTTAACCACTTGGTGCTCATTTCAGACCAGTAGTAGTAGCAACAAACTTCTGCAAATCAAATGTATCTTCACTCCTGCTGTATTTAAGACACAGCTATCTCAGTATCTTAAAATAACAATGTCATTATTTTTTGCATACCCTTGCCTGGCTTCTGAGGGCCTCACTAAGTCTAGTTCTAGCCTTTGTAGAATGGTCAACTTCTTTCATCAAGGCTTTGGTTTCATTACTGGTGTCTGAATCAGTTCCACTCCTAGCTTGACCcagattttagtttttattatggattttttcttcaacttgtttatttaatattaagttttcatttttggCAGCATATGGatgattgtatttttaataatcataTCTCTTAGTAAACTAATGGGTAAATAATATTAAAGTATAAGAAgctaaaattggccaggtgtggtggctcacgcctgtaatcccagcactttgggaggctgaggcaggcagatcacctgaggtcaggagttcaagatcagtctggctaacatggtgaaaccctgtctctactaaaaatacaaaaattagctgggtgtggtggcgcacgcctgtagtcccagctacttgggaggctgaggcaggagaatcacttcaacccaggaggtggaggttgcagtgagcaaagatcgtgctactgccctccagcttggatgacagagcgagactctgtcttaagaaaaaaaaaaaagggctacaATTTATCAAGAAAATCCACTATagtgatttaaataaaacatttttcaaaattttataaaattttgaaagtatTGTGTTTGGTAGACAATTTAGAACTATATATTTAGAATTCTGTGACTTCTGTaggatttgaaatttttctagtaTCTTTGCATTGATTAAACATAGTTGTTACCCTTTACATATTGTTATTTTGAGTATGGCTTACCTATATGCAATTACATTTCCAAGGACCCTGAATgatcagtctcaggtatttttttctgaaaaatctgtggaaaaacattttcagatggataaaattaaaatatgaaataagatattttaaacaataaagtGAGTCCTTTTTATATGGAAGAGTAGTGAAGGTTAACAAAACCAAACTAAAACAAGAGACTGTAACAATgaagtttaaaatatacattcataTTATGGAAAGCATGAGGGAACTTGGTGAGTTGATGAAGCAGGGAGCGTTTGGCCTTAAATTGTTGAATTTTTTAGGTTAAGATCAATTGTCCTGAGTTTGGGGTGGTTTTGGGGTCTCTGGTTCTTTTCTTATTGCAGTGTGACAGCTATGAAATTCGCCCTGGTAAACACCTTGGAGTGTGCATTTCTGTGGCAAACAACAGACTTTTTGTTGGATCCATTCCGAAGAATAAgactaaagaaaacattttggaagaattcagtaaagtcacaggtaaaacaaaaatgtatttagaaaTTACTTTTGCGAAATATGTTGTACTACTTACAAGTGCTCAAAAAAACTGAGGGGTTGTATGTATTAAATTAAGAATTCAGGTCTGAAGTATCTAAATTGCTTCCTTTCTGCTTTGTAGTGGTTTGGGTTTAAGCAAGTTCCCTTATATCCTTCATTTCTTGGAATGTCCCCTTCACTTCTTTGTCTTAATTGAACCTTGGCTTTTGCTGGAGCTTTTGCTCTATAGCCCTCAAGtgaatgctttttttccccttgacaATTAGTGTATTTTAGGACCAAGAGGATGAAAGTTTTTACTCTCTCCCTGCTGCCTTGTCtagatcagatttttttttttttgagatggagtttcgctcttgttgcctaggctggagtgcaatggaggctcactgcaacctccgcctccttggttcaagcatttctcctgcctcagcctcccgagtagctgggactagcatgcgccaccacgcctggctaattttgtatttttagtagagacggggtttctccatgttggtcaggctagtctagaactcccgacctctggtgatcctcccgcctcggcctcccaaagtgctgggattacaggcgtgagccacagtgcctggctgatcagatttttttaaatatccaatTCTAAATCCATGGAATTGATTGAGAAGTAGATTTTATATCACAGTtctatacacatttatatataactGAAACAATTTAACAAAActgtacttttatttattatacatgatttattttgatatttcttattctgtttcattttttaaaatgccagttGTGATCTAATACTACCTATGATTTAAAAACAGTGCGTTAGACCGCTGCCTCCCCTTGTAAAAACCACTGTTCCTTTACATTTTTATCATCCAGACATATCCTTTCCCTTTTGTTGAAGCTGTCATTCGTTGCTCTTGTGGTTTCAGCCTTTCATTAATCTAAAGATTGCTTCTGGCTCACTGTCTTTCTCTTCTGCCCTAAATTGGCTTCTTTCTAATACCTTTAACATCTACATTGGTGAACCATCCAGGGCTTTAGACTCCTACCTACTTCTATGTCTACCTCATCTTTAGTCCTTTACTTCAGCTCCACCATATCCAGATTACATTCTGGATCTAGTCACCAGAAATTCTATGCACTTTGAACTCTTGATTTCTAGCGTCCCACTTTGTAACCACTGCTACCACCCGCTATATTGTGTTGTCAAGTACCCCTGCTGGCACAGTTCTTTGACTTCATCACTTTATTATCTATAGCTCCTTCTGGCTTCatgatcatttattcattctttcagcaGGTGTTTATTAAAGTTCCTGTTAAGTGCTGGCATTGTGCTATGTGCCTGGGATACACTGATGGCTAAGAGACATATTCTCTGCTTTCATAGATCCTATATCCTGAGAAAGGAGATAAGAccaagaatataaaaaataaaaattaaaggaatatTTAGACATTGTGATAAGACACTGAAGCAGGAAATACAGGATATTTAGCTAGAGAATAGCTATTATCCCTGTTTCCATGGTTCTGGAAGACTTTTCTGATAAGATGACATGTCAACCAGCACCTGAAGGATAAAGAGGTTGTAGCATACAAAGAGCAAAAGGAAGTGCATTCCAAGACAGCAACACGTGCCAAGGTTCCAAGGCAAGAAAGTCAGTATATTACAGTAACTGAGGAGGCCAGTATTATTAAAAGGTAGAATTAGGAGTAGAATTGTATGAAATGAAGTAGGCAGGGCTTCTGTAGGCCATGTAAGGAGTTGggtttttattgtatatataatgaGAAGGTATTTAAAGGTTTTAAGCAGGAAATAACACCTATTTCTTGTTTATGGAATATTATTCCTAGCGCTCTGTGGATAAGGGCTTGGAGAGAAGGGGCGTGAGTGGAAGCTGATAAATTAGTTGAAACTGTCATACTAGTACAGATACAGGATTAGACTAGGGTAATAGCAGTGGAGATAGAAAGAAGTAAATGAGTTTGGAATTGGATAGGAGAGATGAAGGAAGAAATCAAGAATGTCTAACCAATTTCTGGCTTCAGAACCAGGTGGATGGCACTGTTTATTAGATAGGAAGTCTAGGGAAGGCAGATTTTGGCCATGGTGGTTCAGTTTTGGAAAAGTTAAATTTGCAATGTGTAAGACATCAAAGAGGATACATCAGGTAAGAACGTAGGCACATCTAGAGCTTAGAGAAGTCTGGGGTAGGAAAAAATCTAAGTATTTATAAGGGTATAGGTAACATTTAAAAGTAGGGCTAGCTGACATTATTTAGAAAGAACACATACGGAGAGATAAGGGCAAAGGACTAAGACCAGAGGAACACTAATATTTAGTGATCACTTCCATTCTTGGTAAAAATAGTAACTTTTAAGTTAGCTTCAAGGAAGATTTTTGGCCATGGTTAGTTGTCAAAAGTTAGTTCTCTTGGGTTTATattactaattttgtttttaaggtcCTTGTTAGTGCTTTAATAAAGTCATGTTTTATCAAACGCTCTAAAACATTGTAGCATGTTAAATGTCAGAATATAGTAGATTTGTTGTATATGGCTGTACCTTCAGAACccctaaaattaaaaaggaacaTCAAATACTGTCCCAAACCCCATATCTAATTATGTTGATCTAATTGTCTACAAAATTAGTGACTCATGTTGAGGCTGCTTCACTTATATTTTGCTCATCGTCAAGCGGGTTTAGGTCTGCCTAATTGCTAGATGTGTGGTGGATGCTTTTGGCTTATATATCTGGCTGTTGGTTTAACAGAGGGTTTGGTGGACGTTATTCTCTATCATCAACCCGATGACAAAAAGAAGAATCGGGGGTTCTGCTTCCTTGAATATGAGGATCACAAGTCAGCAGCACAAGCCAGACGCCGGCTGATGAGTGGAAAAGTAAAAGTGTGGGGAAATGTAGTTACAGTTGAATGGGCTGACCCTGTGGAAGAACCAGATCCAGAAGTCATGGCTAAGGTAAATACAGTTGCTTGGAATGGGCATAGGGTCATCATTTAAATTTTGTACTCAGAATAAAGCTCAAATATTTTGAGTTTTATGATAAATAGAAATTGTAGCTTTAGACTTCAACTGTTTGGCAAGGAGCGGCTTTAACACTAAAGTTAACAGCCTGTCTTGGTATCCAGGAATTTCCATTAACAATCCCTTTTCCTGCAGATTAAATGTGCAAAAGGAACTGAAATGAAATTCCTTCAATTAAGTATTTCCATACACACTGGGTGTTTGTTTAGTGCTAGGCACTGTGAGggatagaggttttttttttctttaaaagtcctGAGTAAAGAGAGAAGTAATGTTTTGGAGATTATAAGTTATAATCTTCATTGACTATATTATGACTTTATTACTTGGCCatgaattatgttttatttagatttatagctaatttttctttttttaagctttttttgtagttgtttttattttttaaaatattttatttattattattattttttgagacagagtcttgctgtgtcgcccaggctggagtgcagtggtacgatctcggctcactgcaacctctacctcccgggttcaagcgattctccttcctcggcctcccaagtagctgggactacaggcgcctgccaccatgcccggctaaattttgtatttttagtagagacagcatttcaccatattgcaggctggtctcgaactcctaacctcatgatctacccgccttggcctcccaaagtgctgggattgaggcatgagccaccgtgccccacctgtTGTTTTTAAATGATCAGATTCCCTTAGTGTATTGTCCCCATGAAGAAAGGCAAAAGATTGTCATGTTTGCTCTTATTTGTTAGTGGCAAAATATGCATGGCAAGTCCTGTAAAGGGCCCTCAATTCCCTCCTGATTCCTGCACTTGCGTTGCCAGGATCTTAATAGTGGTGCCTTGAGTACTGGTTCTTAAGCTTTCCTTTGGGCGACTCCTGGGACACATCAgagttgcatttctttttttttgagatggagtcttgctttgtcccaggctggagtgcagtggcgcgatctccactcgcggcaagctctgcctcctgggttcacgccattctcctgcctcagcctcccaagtagctgggactacaggtgcccaccaccacgcctggctaattttttttatttttagtagagacggggtttcaccatgttagccagggtggtgtccatctcctgaccctgtgaaccgcccgccttggcctcccaaagtgctggggttacaggcgtgagccactgcgcccggcctcagagTTGCATTTCTGCTGCTTGTAATGAGCTCTTGAGCATTTTAGTTGTCTCTTCCCTTCACAGGGAGGCAGCAACTCTGAATGGCCATGAGTTAATGGTTGGATTCTTCTTGATAAGTCAGAAGTCAAGGTTTTTATTCCAGAATTTGAGGAGGCAAACCCTCGTTCTAAGTAGTTTGGAGGAGAACCCTGGTTTATACTTGTATAAAGTCTGGGTTGGCAGTGACATCTTTGGGTTAATCAGATAAGTTCTACTGAGAATGAACCAGAGAGGCTCTCAGAAGTGCTACTCAGTATCTTTTATCTCATATTCCTTGAGTAGATGGGTGTCTAGGAAAGGGATAGAGAATTTAAATAGCtctgagtttttattttgatttttcactaGCTTGATTTTAATTCCTATTGTTTCTTCTCCTAATACAACTATGACTTTGGGTAAACTACTGAACATGGATGTCATCTATTTTATTGAGCCTGGATCAATCTCTAAGATCCACCACAACTTTGAATCTACCTGTAGTAACTAAGTATAGCCTGTATTgctttttctgtaaaaatattttaaaatagtattataGATGTATTCTAATAgaggaataaaatattataaaagaggAATAAAATCCCATGAAAACCAAAAGTATAGCTTGTAATTTGCTTACCAGCCACTTCTCACATAACCTTTAGTAACTGCTCAGATGGAAGTTCATCCTAATCTTTTTTTAGGGTTAGAAAACTTCAAGATTTCATTCTGGTAACTCCTTTTTCCTAGATCTAAAACAGGTTTCAGAATGAAAAGgaggtctctataaacttaggaTTAAATATTATGGAGccctttattgtttcttttttttaaaagatggggtctcattatgttgcccaggctggagtgcagtagctgcCCACATGTGCAGtgatagcacactgcagccttgaactcctggtcttaagtgtcccacccacttcagcctcccgggtagcttgGGACTACTGGTGCTTGCAACCGCACCCAGCTCCTTTATTGTTTCCtaattgaaaagaaaagtttatccaTTTGAGTAAAGCTTCTGTTATTCACACTATCAATTTACAAttcactgaagatttttttgCCAAGTTGGGTCAGTTTTACAATGTACCAAAACCTAAAAGCCTAAATATATGTCTCTTAAAGGGACCCTTTTTCCTGTTGAACATTTTAAACACAATTTCAGTAAGTAATTTTCACATAGTATGTTATCGTTTCATCATAGAAAAGtccatgttgaattttttttaaaaagcagctaaACCAGTGGGAGTCTGTGTAACATAGAGGCTGGACCTTAGTATGACAAATTGAGAATAATAAAGGGGATGGAGCGTTTGTGGAAAATGttagtttttttcctccttaaattAGTATCTTCTTGTTAGATAGCCCTTTATCTGAAGCAACAATTTGTTCAATATGTTAGTTTTTTATTTGGATAGGTACTATGTTTTCTTAGTTCAAAAGTTATATAGAAAAGTATAGACAAAGAAATTTCCTTTCTACCCCTATCCCTGTGTCTACCAAATCCCCTTTGTCTCCTATAAGGCATCCAGTTTTAATAGTTGCTGGTTTCCTTTTAGTATTTCCTTCGGCAAATACGGATATACTTCCTTAATTCTTAGATGAGTGGTAGTAATGTTGGTAGCCTACCATATCCACTGATCTACCTTTTGTTTATTCACCATCCTGTTTCATCAGCTCTGAGGAAATACATCATTACTATATGTACTACTAAATAGTTAAAAAACACTGCCAACTAAACTATGGCACAGTACTTGCTTATCACATTGACTGTAAGTTGTCCTATCCTATAACTCATAGAGCTCCTCTtcattttttgggttttttttttttttttttttttttttgagacggagccttgctctgtcacccaggctggagtgcagtggtgtaatcttggctcactgcagcctctgcctcccgggttcaagtgattctcctgcctcagcttcctgagtagctggggttataggtgcctcctaccacgcccggctaatgttcatatttttagtagagatggggtttcaccatgctggccaggctggtcttgaactcccaacctcaggtgatctgcccacctcggcctcccaaagtgctgggattacaggcgtgagccaccgcgcccagccgtcttcttcattttttatgactaCATAGTAGTCTATTCTGTGGAGGTACTATAGTGTATTTAACCAGCTGGATATTGTTTCTAATCTTTTGCTCTTACAATGCTGGAAGGAATAAGCTTATGTCAGTTGATACAAGTGGAGATATATCTGTAGGATAGATTCTTAGGGGTAGAATTGTGGGCCAAAAGGGTAGATACATCTGTAATTGTTAAGATACTGCCATATTCCTGTCTGTAGGAGATACagtattttacattcctaccagcaaaaTACAAGAGaattattttcctcattcttGACAAAATAGTGTATAATCAAACTTTTGAATTTTGCCAGCCTGATAACAAATGTCTCAGTGCCATTAATGATTAATGATTTGCTTCTCTTACTATGAATGGTTTgaactttaaataatattttaagagccATATATGTTTCTGTGTATGAACCATGTATGCAggaattttgcctatttttctattcAGTTGTTGagctttttgttattttctggtgCTCTGATATAAAAGAGAGATTAGCTGTTTGTGATACATGTTTCAAATTTTTCATCCATATTTATTGTCTTTGCTTATAGTATTTTTTGCCATATAGaagtcatttatttttagtagttgaGTATAACATTCTTATGGCTCCTAGATTTTAAGTCATAAGGTCATCCCCACTCCAGTGTTATATAAAGGAATCATCCTTGTTCTAATACTTTCACAGTCTTCCCTCCAccgttttattatttaaattttcaatctATTTGGAGTTTATCCTTGTGTATAGTGTAAGGCATGGACCagcttttctcctatttttctaATTAACACTACCTGATTTAATGATTTAAGCATTATAGTTTGTTTATATTTGGTAGGGCCAGCCTCtaaatttcactcttttttttcctggttattcttgcttatttattttttcatatgaacTTTTGAAAGTTACTCAGTTttagaggaaagaaacagaaaaacttgTTTTGAAAGGGACTTGGAAACCATGTTAAATTTGTTGATTAACTTGGTAGTAATAATTATGTGTTGGTTCCTTGAAGGTTCTACTCAGTGTTAGGTGCTTTAATGACAACATAGGAGAAGGCAGGAAccaataatttttgtaaatgatATCAGTGTCATTTTCTTAGCAATTTCTCTTACTACCTGTAACAACACTTTTAGCACTTAATGTTTTAGAGGAGAAAAGCTATTCTATGAAGACAGGAAGAAACACTTTTCAGGTAAAATTAAGTAGCCAATgacagttttgtttatttgttgcttACTAGGTAAAAGTTTTGTTTGTGAGAAACTTGGCTACTACAGTGACAGAAGAAATATTGGAAAAGTCATTTTCTGAATTTGGAAAACTTGAAAGAGTAAAGAAGTTGAAAGATTATGCATTTGTTCATTTTGAAGACAGAGGAGCAGCTGTTAAGgtagaaattttgaaattttggttcttgatatttgaattttgtttttgaaacttgCCAAACACAAAGtaactttaaaaactgaaataatattggTTGTCAGCTTTTGCTGAACTCTTTCTATTTAATCTCTGTAAAGTGGTAATAGTATGTAACAGATAAGACTCCATATTTCAAAGCCAGGTTATTACTGAGtttgtgatcttaggcaagttattttTAATCTCTGTATTGTTTTGTAAGATTCGATAGCATGATGCCTTGGAAGTATTACAAGGTATAAAACTAGCTGCTGTAAACATTAAATAGGTAATAAATGCATTATAACTACTTAGTTGACCTTAGTTTGTGTACCTATGAAGGAAACTGAGTGGTGTGCATGACTCATACAGTATACCATGTTTAATTGAGTAGATATATTTTGAGGGTATGATTAGTTTTacctttatttaatcattttagaGTTAAAATAGCATTCACTATGTTTTACTGATTTTGGTAATTGTTAGAGATATCACTTGTGTATAATAGTTGACTTAGTCTTTGATGATAATGAAAAGTTTGAAGAAAGTATTTTCATATGGTATCTGGAACACAAAACCTGCTTTCTATCGACAATGGTTTAGGACTATCTTTTAATGGGTgaaattttcagtttcttttttttattcatcTCTCCTTCCTTGGGGGGATGGGAGCAAGACAAAACACTACTAAAATCTTATTTATGTTATTAGGAAGATAGATCCAGAATGCTTAGTGACACAGGCATGGTTCTTTTTCTGCATGTTTGGTCGGTGGGATACTGCCGTCTCTAATTTGagcattttttggttttgttttttgcccaGGCTACTGCTTTTAAAACAGGCTTTATAGAATCCCTGATTGGTTTATAATTAATCGGCTTGCTCACTGATGGTAGCTAATTAATGAGGCAGTATTGTTCATAAAATtcataacttgtccaagatcacaaaaCTCAGTAATAATCTGGCTTTGAAGTATGGAGTCTTATCTGTTATGCTGTTATACTCTTATCCGTTCATGTGTGGCTTCTGAAATTTCACTGGTATAGAATGCAGATAACTAATAATTTTATGCTGTCCAAATATTCCTCCTGACTCGACTGGTTTCAAATAACTGGTTGTCctgattgaaaatatttatagGATGGTTTGCCAAAGAAGcctatgaaattataaaatatctagtCCAGGAACTGGGAGTCACCAGGATGGTCAGGGCAGAGGGTAgaggtttcattttttaatttatgccaGGAAGCTTTTGTAAACTTGTTTAGTTGCTTTAACTGAAGCAACGCAAAGCTGAGGTGGTAAAAGGGAAAATTGCAGTCTTGAGGACTAGTTTCGTTTTTGTCTAGATACTTATAAATCACTGATAGCTCCAATAGAACATTTTTTTATGTGTGCCCAGAGTGGGGAAAGGTATagggaaacaaaaaataaaatatcatgaggaggtgacattttgTTACTGAGTACCTGAACCTTTTGATGTATGGCAGAGGTTGTTAGGTGGAACAACATGAACAAAGGGCTAGAACATGGAATGTTTGATTACTGCTTTCTACATAATTGCTTAAGTCTTCATTAGTCCAGGCCTTTTCTGGCTCTGTACTTTTAACTGTTCAAGCAAAGTACATTTTGGGTTAAGCATTGTGAGGGGAAACCTAGGCTTTTTTGTGTTAGTATCTTCTTGAATTTTACAGATAATCTCACTCAGTAACCTCATTTGTGCTTCAAATCCTTGAAATTGTTGTATAAGAACAGTGTAAGACCTGTATGTTGTATGctacatgtttattttaaaattctaatcctGAGAAGTTAATCTTTGTCTGGCTCGTATTAATACTGGCATTTTTCCCCGGTATGGATTTGCTTCTTTGGTATGGCTTATCTTTTAAGGAGTTATTTGGAATTAAGGAGCAGCAATAGGTGGCAGcccttttaccttttaaaatataatatcagGTGGTCGGTTTTGTTCTAAATGTAATTTATGTATAAAAAGATAAGGTCAAGGGAAACgcattttctttgtgtgtttgtgtttaactTTCTGGCTAGATTCAccttttgccatttaaaataattgtgaagTAAATTGTTAAGTATATTAAATTACACAAGTATAATAGCTTACAtactatataaaacaaaatatagttttatatcgttgtaaaataatttttctaattttttataggCTATGGATGAAATGAATGGCAAAGAAATAGAAGGGGAAGAAATTGAAATAGTCTTAGCCAAGCCAccagacaagaaaaggaaagagcGCCAAGCTGCTAGACAGGCCTCCAGAAGCACTGCGTGAGTCTACATT is a window encoding:
- the HNRNPR gene encoding heterogeneous nuclear ribonucleoprotein R isoform X6 encodes the protein MKTYRQREKQGSKVQESTKGPDEAKIKVFVGKIPRDLYEDELVPLFEKAGPIWDLRLMMDPLSGQNRGYAFITFCGKEAAQEAVKLCDSYEIRPGKHLGVCISVANNRLFVGSIPKNKTKENILEEFSKVTEGLVDVILYHQPDDKKKNRGFCFLEYEDHKSAAQARRRLMSGKVKVWGNVVTVEWADPVEEPDPEVMAKVKVLFVRNLATTVTEEILEKSFSEFGKLERVKKLKDYAFVHFEDRGAAVKAMDEMNGKEIEGEEIEIVLAKPPDKKRKERQAARQASRSTAYEDYYYHPPPRMPPPIRGRGRGGGRGGYGYPPDYYGYEDYYDDYYGYDYHDYRGGYEDPYYGYDDGYAVRGRGGGRGGRGAPPPPRGRGAPPPRGRAGYSQRGAPLGPPRGSRGGRGGPAQQQRGRGSRGSRGNRGGNVGGKRKADGYNQPDSKRRQTNNQQNWGSQPIAQQPLQQGGDYSGNYGYNNDNQEFYQDTYGQQWK